The nucleotide window GAGAAAGATTATTGGGAAACATAGCAAGTTTACCAGTTTCTTAGCTCATTAGCTGATTCTATGGGATATATCTCATGCTCACAATATTGTTCATACAAAATCTAATGCTGACAACCATCAAGTACCTTTACAGGATGTGGCACCAAATCATAATTATGTTGATAGTAATTGGATGATTCCCCTCTTAGATTTTACTTTGCTACGATTTCTCCAGGCTTAAAGCTCTCTGTCCAAACGTAATTTTGCCATAGAATTCAGCATATCTCTCAATTCCATCCAATCTTCTCACATATGAAAATCCGAATACCACCAAGTAGACATAATTACAgaacaaaatacataaaaagaTGTTTCTACACCTATTCTCGAACAAATACATACACTCAACAACAGTGACAATAAGGAAAAGTGTGAGAGTGGGCCTGAGTAAGGAACCTGCAGGTTGGAGAGAAGCTTGATGGAGAGAAGCTTCCGTAAAGGAGCGTACTTATTCGTTCTTGGTTAGCGTCAAGAGTAGCAGACAAGCAATTGAGTAGCCATTGCTGATCTTGATCAACCACCACATTCTTCGTCTCCATCTCAATCGCTAAGACAGAAAACCTAATTCTTAGTCAAATTTTAAAACCAATTGAGACGACCTTTTCCCTCTCCGGAGAGAGCCTTTCGCTGTCCCAAGCAAGGAAAGACTCCAGTTTCACTTGCCCAGGTTGCTGGTTTCTAAACCGAAGACAGTGAAGAGTGGTAATCCTCCGGTTAGAGAtttgaattagggttttgtgtttCGACCAGATCGGTCTGCCAAAATTGGTAATAACGGTCAAGTCTGATAATTAGGGAAACATTGTGGCGGTGGCGGGGTCTTTGCATAGCTGACGTGGATGTCCAGTTAGATAAAAacgaattttattattaattaggaattatttttaaaaaaatatttacgtTTTCccaataaaaacaaattattactTATTAATGGAAAATAGAAATTATCAATACCCTTCTTTTCTGCACAGCCGAACCAAGCAACTCTGAACAGAATGCGGCCAAGCTAATTCGAGACTGCGAGAGCGTCTATGCGGCAGGATTACTGGGTAAAGAAGACCCACCGCTAGATATCCTCTCATTTTCGGGTACGTCTCCATTTCTCGTTCAGCGGACGCTGGAATCTTTCTCTGTTCCTATCTATCTCGTCTGAGCACTATTCGATAGGTCGGGATTTGTTTTCTTATAAATTGTTACTGACTATGATGGATTTTGATCTTCTTTCTAGTGGTTTGAAGCTTTGTTTCTGTTGTGGTTTTATTGTTAACTTGTTCTTTCACGATGGTGGCTGCTTTGTtataaaggttttttttttttcaattcaaaatttattcaTGATTGGGGTGCTTTGTTAATGTGTTCTTTTCattcaatatatttatttgCTTGGTTTTAATAGTATCATGTAGTAGTTGCTCAAAGGCTCCAATTTTTTCAAAAGTACAAGTGAAAGTGTTCATTTTTTTTGATGGATTATAATCTATCATCGTTCTTATGGAGTATAACTGGAGCAGTATGTGGGTTATCTTTCTAGGTTTCTAGGTTTTTCTCATATACAAAAACTCTAAACCCAGTTTGGGAATTGGTAACCACAATGCTTTGGTGATACTGCCCCTCTCATCCCATGACAGCTTCATAATTTTCTGCATTGAGGTTTCTGAAAGTTGATGTTATTTGACCTTTCTTGATTCTTCAAGAGTTTCTTTTTTGTGTGAATGCTTATTTCTCTGATGCTAATTCTAGAAATACTGGAGGTGGGGATCCTTAAATTGTGTATTTACAATGTTTATGAAAAATACTCATTTGGTTTGAGGTTTGTGATTTTGGTTCGAGATATAGGGAAAGACTAGTTCAAGTGTTCAACATATTATGGTGCTCTTTAAACTAGGAGCAATTTTTCTTCCTAAAGTTTGTCCTTGAAAACATTTAATCACTTTTGGCATTGCTTTAATTATGTGGAGAAACTTAAATCTTTGATGGACATTTCATCTAACTTTGTATGGTTTTAGATCTCAATCTCTTTTTGTTTGGCTGTTTCATGACCCAACTTGTAATGCtcccactttctttttcttttttttcctagcAGGGAAAATGATTATTGGGAGAATGGAGACGATTAGACAATGGTAGAAAATGGCAAAGCAAGTGTTATTCTCGTTCTCACCATCAACACCATATTTAGCAGCTTCATGTTTCCGTCGATGCTTAGGAAGCTTTGTGCCAATTAGCAATGGAAATAGCAGTagcaagaggaagaagaaagaaaaggagaaagcaTTTGCAATTGCAGTAGCCGCAAAATCGAGAGctttagagaaggagaagaggagaacTCGCTCCCACAAAGAGTTGGATGACGATGTGGTGGCAATTACGAATCAATTGCAATCCTCTTCCAATCGCAGTCACATTCCTGTTATGCTGGCTGAAGTATTGGAGGTTTTCTCGTGGAGACCTATCTTGTCTTTTGTCGACTGCACTCTTGGTGCTGCTGGTCATTCTTCTGCGATGATCAAGGCCCATCCTCAAATGAAGCTTTACGTTGGGATGGACGTAGATCCCATAGCCCTTGATGAGGCAAGAACTCTCCTCCATCCTCAGTTGAATGCTTATCCTCACCTCAGTCCTCACCTGCTCCTCAGTAATTTCAAGCACATCCAATCTGTGCTTCCTCCACTTGCCCCCTCAGGGATTGATGCAATCCTGATGGATTTGGGGATCTCCTCCATGCAGGTGGACAATCCTCAAAGGGGTTTCAGTGTGATTGCCGATGGACCTCTTGATATGCGGATGGATCCTCAGGCTACTCTAAAAGCAGAAGACATTCTTAATTCTTGGCCAGATAGTGAAGTGGGACGAATTCTGCGGGACTATGGGGAAGAAAGCAACTGGTATTTGCTTCAGAATAAGATAGTCCGGGCCCGTCTACACGGTGGATTGCATTCCACTTCTGATCTCGCAAAGTTGATACGGAGTGTGTCTCCTGGGAAAAAGGCAGGAAGGCAAGGATGGATAAAGACTGCAACACGAGTGTTTCAAGCTCTAAGGATAGCCGTTAATGATGAACTGAAGACACTGGAGAATTCCCTCTATACTTGTTTCGACTCCCTTGCCCCTGGGGGTAGGCTTGCTGTCATCTCTTTCCACAGTTTGGAGGACAGGATTGTGAAACAAACATTTCTCAAAATCATAGACTGCAACATGGATGATAGAGATGGAGCTGAAGAAACAAGTGGTGGCTCAGATTCTGGGAACATCAGAAAGGACGGTGACAAAAAGGAAGCGTGGATTAGACAGATGATACAGGGCAGGAACGGAATAATCCTCACCAAACGCCCCATTACACCATCTGAAAGGGAAGAAAACTTCAATCGACGAAGTAGGAGTGCTAAGCTCAGGGTGATTCAAAAGCATGGTGAACTTTGAGTGAGAAGCTAGGAGAAACTATCAGCAAGAAATTGGTGTGTTGGTTAACAATGCAATTACTTGGCATGCCTATGCTTCTTGTCAACTATGCTgcttctatttagttttttttgggtaaccgaaGAACCACCTAATCTAACACGTTTTTCGGACTTTTCAAACAGTTGAGTGAGCGTAAAACTTGGATCACCAGAAGAGTCTGCACCACGTTGATGACAGGTAAAATTGGACCAAAGCCTCATGTTCGTAGGTGCCCGAAATTGAGACAAGTCCACGGAATCAGtattccacaaaaaaaataacctTGGTTTGAATTCTCGACCTCGGGCACCATAAACCCTAGGCAGAATCCTGTTGTGTTGTCCTTTTTCCTTTTGTGATTCAAATGTATTTTACAATTGTCCATGAGTCTAAGATATAACTTGCGCCCTCATAATTTATCTAGAACAATGGCTCATGGATCAACATAAACACCAAATGAAGGTAAAATGTGAAGTATAAAGTGCACAATGGAAGGCACAAAATCACAAATTAACTATGCTACGCACTTTTTTGTGGGCTTTCACAGGGCTTGACCACAaaatcttttatcttttttactTGCACTTGGATGGTGCCCGAGTGAAAATCCATCTCCAACTCTTGTAACTTTTCCTGCTGTTCTTGATCCCTCTAATCAAATCACCTTCCCTACCAATGACATCTTCTCTCATGCTACCAAAAGCAGAGTCTGTATCTAATTGAACACTCTGCTTCAAAGCAGAGAACCCTGTTTTTCCTTCTGACGGGagatcaaatttcaagtcaaTGAAGCCTGAACCATCTACGCTTATGAAATTCCCTTCTTTGAGTGAAAATATACGCCTGGTTGCTCCATTAA belongs to Tripterygium wilfordii isolate XIE 37 chromosome 2, ASM1340144v1, whole genome shotgun sequence and includes:
- the LOC120012515 gene encoding ribosomal RNA small subunit methyltransferase H, translating into MAKQVLFSFSPSTPYLAASCFRRCLGSFVPISNGNSSSKRKKKEKEKAFAIAVAAKSRALEKEKRRTRSHKELDDDVVAITNQLQSSSNRSHIPVMLAEVLEVFSWRPILSFVDCTLGAAGHSSAMIKAHPQMKLYVGMDVDPIALDEARTLLHPQLNAYPHLSPHLLLSNFKHIQSVLPPLAPSGIDAILMDLGISSMQVDNPQRGFSVIADGPLDMRMDPQATLKAEDILNSWPDSEVGRILRDYGEESNWYLLQNKIVRARLHGGLHSTSDLAKLIRSVSPGKKAGRQGWIKTATRVFQALRIAVNDELKTLENSLYTCFDSLAPGGRLAVISFHSLEDRIVKQTFLKIIDCNMDDRDGAEETSGGSDSGNIRKDGDKKEAWIRQMIQGRNGIILTKRPITPSEREENFNRRSRSAKLRVIQKHGEL